In Triticum aestivum cultivar Chinese Spring chromosome 5B, IWGSC CS RefSeq v2.1, whole genome shotgun sequence, the following proteins share a genomic window:
- the LOC123115480 gene encoding glutathione S-transferase 4, producing the protein MAPMKVYGWAVSPWMARVLVSLEEAGAEYELVSMSRNGGDHRRPEHLARNPFGEIPVVEDGDLTLYQSRAIARHILRKHKPGLLGAGSLEESAMVDVWVDVDAHQLEPVLKPIVWNCIINPFVGRDVDQGLVDESVEKLKKLLEVYEARLSSNKYLVGDFISFADLTHFSFMRYFMATEHAVVLDAYPHVKAWWEALLARPSVKKVIAGMPPDFGFGSGRIP; encoded by the exons atggCGCCTATGAAGGTGTACGGCTGGGCGGTGTCGCCATGGATGGCGCGGGTCCTCGTCTCCCTGGAGGAGGCCGGCGCCGAGTACGAGCTCGTGTCCATGAGCCGGAACGGCGGCGACCACCGGCGGCCGGAGCACCTCGCCAGAAAC CCCTTCGGTGAGATCCCGGTGGTGGAAGACGGCGATCTGACGCTTTACC AATCCCGCGCCATTGCAAGGCATATTCTCCGCAAACACAAGCCCGGGCTTCTAGGAGCGGGCAGCCTCGAGGAGTCAGCGATGGTGGACGTATGGGTCGACGTGGATGCCCACCAGCTGGAGCCCGTACTCAAGCCCATCGTATGGAACTGCATCATCAACCCGTTTGTTGGGAGGGACGTCGATCAGGGCCTCGTCGATGAGAGCGTCGAGAAACTGAAGAAGCTGCTGGAGGTGTACGAGGCGAGGCTGTCAAGCAACAAGTACTTGGTCGGGGATTTCATCAGCTTCGCCGACCTCACCCATTTCTCCTTCATGCGCTATTTCATGGCGACGGAGCATGCGGTTGTGCTCGACGCGTATCCGCACGTAAAGGCATGGTGGGAAGCGTTGTTGGCAAGGCCATCGGTCAAGAAGGTGATAGCTGGCATGCCTCCGGATTTTGGGTTCGGAAGCGGGAGAATACCATGA
- the LOC123115479 gene encoding pectinesterase inhibitor 8-like, with protein sequence MGVNNAYGAIHDIERLLAKPDTDAKTKVALGQCQGLYDNMKFAFAGAYDEINGRNYAAGKEEAAKAIFLAHQCDDAFEKAAVPSPLKQRSLYSVQTEIVCTAITNLIK encoded by the coding sequence ATGGGCGTCAACAACGCCTATGGCGCCATCCACGACATCGAGCGCCTACTAGCGAAGCCGGACACGGATGCCAAGACGAAGGTGGCCCTTGGGCAATGCCAGGGGTTGTACGACAACATGAAGTTCGCGTTTGCCGGAGCCTACGATGAGATCAACGGCCGGAATTACGCcgcggggaaggaggaggccgcAAAGGCCATCTTCCTGGCACACCAGTGCGACGATGCCTTTGAAAaggccgccgtcccgtcgcctctCAAGCAACGTAGCCTCTACTCCGTGCAGACAGAGATAGTCTGCACAGCCATCACTAACCTTATCAAGTGA